Genomic segment of Paenibacillaceae bacterium GAS479:
CAATTGGTCAATAAATAAAAAGTATGCATCGAGTAAGCGGCATAGTCGATGGAAGCGCCGATGCGGTACAGCAAGGACGCGGCGTCCAGCAGCGTCGCGGCTCTCCCTCCCAGTCCCCTCAGGCCATAGTCCGGCGCAGCCCGCTGCAACTGCTCTAACAGTTGCAGTGCGAGGCGGTTGACTTGATTTAGATGGGGAAGGGGGGCCTCCGGGTAAAGGGCGTAAGTGTTGCGAACACTGTAGTCTAGCACATTGTCGAGCCGAGGCCGATCCGGCGATTGTACAGAGAAAAACAACCCGTCACGCAGACCGGAGGCGCAAACACGGTACTCCGCAGCACCGGTCAAACGCTGGAATACCCGAAGTACAGCCAGACCCGGCACGATCAGATCAACGCGATCCTTGGACAGGCCAGGAAATTTGCGACGCTTGTCTAGCGGCATGTCCCGTAGCGTGTTAAAGAGGCGATCGGCATCTCCCGTTGGCATCGCATAGTTATGCGTTTGAGGGAAAGGATATTTTCGTACGGCCTGATGAATCTTGGCCAGCGAGCGAATGGTGCCACCTACGCCGATCAGCGGCAGGCCGGGCGACCAGCGAAGCCAGTCCTCGCGCTCTGCGGTCTGGAGGGCCATCCGCTCTAGCTTTTGCAAACCTTCATCGCTCAGCATTCCGTTGTCCGCATAGTTGCGAGCAAGGCTTACGCAGCCAAATGGGAATGAAACGCTCTCTACGAGCGTGCGCTCTTTGAAAAGGGATATTTCGGTGCTGCCTCCGCCGATATCGATAAGGAAGCCGTCCCGGACATCCATCGTATTAACCATACCGAGGAAGCCGAATCCAGCCTCTTGTTCACCAGGCAGGAGCTCGATTTCGAGCCCGGTTTCGGCGGTCAGCGCCTCGAGCACTTCCTGTCCATTGACGGCGTTGCGCATGGCTGCCGTAGCTACCGCGCGCACGATGCGCGTCCGGTGATGGGTGCATAATAGGCGGAAATGGCCAAGTGTTTCGGCTAACTCCCGCACCGTGTCTTCATCGATACGGCCGTCTGCGGTGATCCTTTGGCTCAGCCGAGCCGGTCGCTTGCTGCCGTCAATGACGCGATGAGCTCCCGATGCCGTTTGCTCGTACACGACGAGACGGATGGAGTTGGAGCCTATATCGATGATGCCGATTCGTTGTTCATTCATTGGAGTTCCTCCTATCCGCCGCCGCAAGACAGCTAAATCTATAACCAATAGTGTACCATTACGACATCCCAACGTCCAAAATGGACAGTCTCAGCGATGGTACGAAATGGGCGACAACTAAATTCTATGATGGCGATAAAGCATTTTTATGCGGTAATCTGTTGGATTCAGTAGGAAAATACTCTATGATAGTAAAGACCACTGCGGTTTTGAGCTGATCTACGCCCTTCAAAATTCGTTCAGAATTCATCTTTATGTACTCTGAATGCGCTGTCAAGGTCAGAGAGGCGGCCCGTCATCTGCAGTTCCATGTTCGCTTGTCCCATTACCGGCCTCGGATTCTGCTAAGGCTGAAGACAAAGGAGAGAGTTCAATGACAGCTACCAAAGGTCTCGAAGGCATTGTCGCCACGACCTCATCCATCAGCTCCATCATCGACGGAGTCCTGACTTATCGCGGCATCGACATTGACGATTTGGCCGTTAATGCGACGTTTGAAGAAGTTGCCTATCTTCTCTGGTATGGCAAGCTGCCTACGGCATCCGAGCTAGAGCAACTGAAATCCAAATTGGATGAATTTGCTCCTGTTCCTTCCGAAGTTATCGAAGCGATCAAGCTGTATCCAAAAGATGCGAACTCTATGGCGGCGCTCCGCACAGCGGTATCCGCTCTGGCCCTATACGATCCGGCAGCTCAAGATATGTCCCGCGAAGCCAATGTGGATAAAGCAATCCGTCTGCAGGCACAGCTGCCTACGATCATTGCCGCATTTTCGCGCATCCGCGAGGGTCAGGAGCCAGTCGCTCCTAAGGCAGGCCTCTCCGTAGCAGCGAACTTCCTCTACATGCTGTCCGGTGAGACTCCGGATGAGGTAGCTGTGAAGGCGCTTGATCAAGCGCTGGTGCTGCATGCCGACCATGAACTTAACGCTTCCACCTTTGCCGGCCGTGTTACGGTTGCAACACTCTCGGATATGTATTCCGGCGTTGTGTCTGCGATCGGCGCTCTTAAAGGTCCGCTGCACGGCGGAGCAAACGAAGCGGTAATGGTAATGCTGGAGGAGATCGGAACTCCGGATCGCGTTGAGTCGGTCATCAACGAGAAGCTTAACAACAAAGAGAAAATCATGGGCTTCGGCCATCGCGTTTATAAAAACGGCGACCCGCGCGCCAAACATCTTCAAAAAATGTCCGAAGAGCTCGGCAAGCTGAAGGGCAATATGGACCTGTACAACATGAGCGTGCAGATCGAAGAGATCGTAACCGGCCAAAAGGGTCTGAAGCCTAACGTAGACTTCTACTCCGCATCCGTGTACACAACTCTCGGTATCAAACGCGACTTGTTTACGCCGATTTTTGCCATCAGCCGCCTGTCGGGCTGGACAGCGCATATCCTGGAGCAGTACGATAATAATCGTCTGATTCGTCCACGCGCAGAATACACGGGACCAGTGAACGCCAAGTTCATTCCAATCGAACAGCGTTAATCCCGAGGTCCCCCTGGCCGCTGTGTCGGGGGGTTCAGCTGTGCGCGCATATGTCCCAGTTTCGGAATCTCAACTCATGCGTCCTTATAATTAGGACAAGCACCATTATTTTAAGAGGAGGAATTACCCTAATGGCACAATTCGAAAAATACGCTCTTCCAACCGAAGGCGAGCAAATTACGATTCAAGACGGCAAGCTGCAAGTTCCTAACAACCCGATCCTTCCTTTCATCGAAGGCGACGGCACTGGCCGCGACATCTGGCGCGCTTCCAAGCGCGTTCTTGACTCCGCTGTAGAAAAAGCTTACAAAGGCGAGAAGAAAATTGCTTGGTACGAAGTATTTGCAGGTGAAAAAGCTTTCAACCAATACGGCGAGTGGCTACCTGCCGACACGCTGACTGCGATTCGCGAATACATCGTTGCGATCAAAGGACCTCTGACGACGCCAATTGGCGGCGGTATCCGTTCCCTGAACGTGGCTCTGCGTCAAGAGCTTGACCTGTACGTCTGCCTGCGTCCTGTGCGTTACTTCGATGGCGTGCCTTCCCCAGTGAAGCGCCCTGAGCTGGTCAACATGGTTATTTTCCGCGAGAACACGGAAGACATCTATGCTGGCATCGAGTACCAAGAAGGATCCGAAGCTGTGAAAAAAGTTCTGTCCTTCCTGCAAAATGAGATGGGCGTGAACAAAATCCGCTTCCCGGAAACATCCGGCATCGGCATCAAGCCAGTATCCGCAGAAGGCTCCAAACGCCTTGTGCGCGCAGCTATCGAGTACGCAATCGAGCATGGCCGCAAGTCCGTAACGCTCGTTCACAAAGGCAACATCATGAAGTTCACCGAAGGAGCCTTCAAAAACTGGGGTTACGAAGTGGCTGAAGCCGAGTTCGGCGACAAAGTGTTCACTTGGGATCAATATGACCGCATCAAAGAAGAGCAAGGCGTTGATGCAGCCAACAAAGCTCAAGAAGAAGCTCTCGCAGCTGGCAAAATCCTGATCAAGGACGCTATTGCCGACATTGCTCTGCAACAAGTTCTGACTCGTCCGACCGACTTCGACGTTATCGCGACGCTGAACCTGAACGGCGACTACCTGTCTGACGCTCTGGCTGCTCAAGTTGGCGGCATCGGTATCGCTCCAGGCGCTAACATCAACTACTTGACTGGACATGCTATCTTCGAAGCTACGCACGGCACAGCTCCTAAGTATGCTGACAAGGACGTTGTAAACCCAGGTTCCGTTATTCTGTCCGGCGTTATGATGCTTGAGCATCTGGGCTGGCAAGAAGCGGCTGACCTCATCTACAAAGGCATGGAAACTTCGATCAACAACAAAACAGTTACTTACGACTTTGCCCGTCTGATGGATGGCGCCAAAGAAGTGAAATGCTCCGAGTTCGCGGATCAAGTTATCGCCAACATGTAGGACATACCGGGGCCCGCTTCGGCGGGCCCTTCATTCTGCCCAGCCGGGATGACCGGTAACTGGCAGTATAGATGACATCCATAATCACGCGATAGACCATACCAACTTAAGCGGAGGTTTTTGATCATGGCGATTAGACGCAATAAAATCACGGTTGTAGGTGCAGGCTTCACAGGTGCAACGACGGCTCTTATGCTGGCTCAAAAGGAACTTGGCGACGTTGTACTTGTCGACATTCCACAGCTTGAGAATCCGACGAAGGGCAAAGCTCTCGATATGCTGGAGGCTTCCCCGGTTCAAGGTTTTGATTCCAAAATTACCGGAACATCCGACTATGCCGACACGAAGGATTCCGACGTTGTCATCATTACGGCCGGTATTGCTCGCAAGCCTGGCATGAGCCGCGACGATCTCGTGAGCACAAACGCTGGCATCGTGCGTTCCGTTTGCGAAAACATCAAAGTGACGAGCCCGAACGCTTATGTCATCATTTTGTCCAACCCGGTTGATGCGATGACTTATGCTGCTTTCGAAACGCTTGGTTTCCCTAAAAACCGCGTTATCGGCCAATCCGGCGTACTCGACACAGCTCGCTACTGCACGTTCATCGCGCAAGAGCTGAACGTATCCGTTGAAGACGTACGTGGCTTCGTGCTCGGCGGCCATGGCGACGACATGGTACCGCTCGTGCGTTACTCCAATGTTGGCGGTATTCCAATCGAGAAGCTGATTCCAGCTGAGCGCATCGAAGCGATTGTACAACGCACCCGCGTTGGCGGCGGCGAGATCGTTAACCTGCTCGGCAATGGCAGCGCGTACTACGCTCCAGCAGCTTCCCTCGTGCAGATGGCTGAGGCGATTCTTAAGGACAAAAAACGGATCATTCCTGTTATCGCGCTTCTCGAAGGCGAGTATGGTTATGACGGCCTATTCCTCGGCGTACCTGCAATTCTGGGCGGCGACGGCATTGAGAAAGTATTCGAGCTGGAGCTGACGGCTGAAGAAAAAGCGGCTCTGGACAAGTCCGCTGACTCCGTGCGCAATGTCATTAAAGTTGTAGCAGGCGCTGAGGCGTAAGGATTAAAAG
This window contains:
- a CDS encoding Ppx/GppA phosphatase, which produces MNEQRIGIIDIGSNSIRLVVYEQTASGAHRVIDGSKRPARLSQRITADGRIDEDTVRELAETLGHFRLLCTHHRTRIVRAVATAAMRNAVNGQEVLEALTAETGLEIELLPGEQEAGFGFLGMVNTMDVRDGFLIDIGGGSTEISLFKERTLVESVSFPFGCVSLARNYADNGMLSDEGLQKLERMALQTAEREDWLRWSPGLPLIGVGGTIRSLAKIHQAVRKYPFPQTHNYAMPTGDADRLFNTLRDMPLDKRRKFPGLSKDRVDLIVPGLAVLRVFQRLTGAAEYRVCASGLRDGLFFSVQSPDRPRLDNVLDYSVRNTYALYPEAPLPHLNQVNRLALQLLEQLQRAAPDYGLRGLGGRAATLLDAASLLYRIGASIDYAAYSMHTFYLLTNCSLNGMSHRENVLTAAIAAFRSRSRCKAQLEPYAALLEPGDIEAAALLGSLLQLAVALDRSETQPISRLESELSTASSQLKLTAVHPAGSLALESQEVEEAGKEFLKLWRLHPVLSVR
- a CDS encoding citrate synthase: MTATKGLEGIVATTSSISSIIDGVLTYRGIDIDDLAVNATFEEVAYLLWYGKLPTASELEQLKSKLDEFAPVPSEVIEAIKLYPKDANSMAALRTAVSALALYDPAAQDMSREANVDKAIRLQAQLPTIIAAFSRIREGQEPVAPKAGLSVAANFLYMLSGETPDEVAVKALDQALVLHADHELNASTFAGRVTVATLSDMYSGVVSAIGALKGPLHGGANEAVMVMLEEIGTPDRVESVINEKLNNKEKIMGFGHRVYKNGDPRAKHLQKMSEELGKLKGNMDLYNMSVQIEEIVTGQKGLKPNVDFYSASVYTTLGIKRDLFTPIFAISRLSGWTAHILEQYDNNRLIRPRAEYTGPVNAKFIPIEQR
- a CDS encoding isocitrate dehydrogenase (NADP), translated to MAQFEKYALPTEGEQITIQDGKLQVPNNPILPFIEGDGTGRDIWRASKRVLDSAVEKAYKGEKKIAWYEVFAGEKAFNQYGEWLPADTLTAIREYIVAIKGPLTTPIGGGIRSLNVALRQELDLYVCLRPVRYFDGVPSPVKRPELVNMVIFRENTEDIYAGIEYQEGSEAVKKVLSFLQNEMGVNKIRFPETSGIGIKPVSAEGSKRLVRAAIEYAIEHGRKSVTLVHKGNIMKFTEGAFKNWGYEVAEAEFGDKVFTWDQYDRIKEEQGVDAANKAQEEALAAGKILIKDAIADIALQQVLTRPTDFDVIATLNLNGDYLSDALAAQVGGIGIAPGANINYLTGHAIFEATHGTAPKYADKDVVNPGSVILSGVMMLEHLGWQEAADLIYKGMETSINNKTVTYDFARLMDGAKEVKCSEFADQVIANM
- a CDS encoding malate dehydrogenase (NAD), which translates into the protein MAIRRNKITVVGAGFTGATTALMLAQKELGDVVLVDIPQLENPTKGKALDMLEASPVQGFDSKITGTSDYADTKDSDVVIITAGIARKPGMSRDDLVSTNAGIVRSVCENIKVTSPNAYVIILSNPVDAMTYAAFETLGFPKNRVIGQSGVLDTARYCTFIAQELNVSVEDVRGFVLGGHGDDMVPLVRYSNVGGIPIEKLIPAERIEAIVQRTRVGGGEIVNLLGNGSAYYAPAASLVQMAEAILKDKKRIIPVIALLEGEYGYDGLFLGVPAILGGDGIEKVFELELTAEEKAALDKSADSVRNVIKVVAGAEA